The segment CGGGAAAGGGATCCTGGCCCGGGCGGTCGAGCCCCAGCGCGCGCAGGCTTTCGGCCTCGCCCGGTGGAGGCGCTGCCGCCGTCTGGCGGTGGGGAGAGTCGGCCGGGGCCGCCCGCGCCGCCGGCGTCTCCAGGGGCGTCGTGGTCCATTGCGCCGAGCGGTCCGTCCGGATCTCCTCGATGGTGCGGCCGCTCTTCACCGACCGGGCCGGCTGCGGCAGCGTCCACCCGGGGACGGCAAAGGCGTCCTTGCCCTTGAAGAGCAGCCACGCGTTCTCGCCGCCGAGCGCCCCACCGTCGGGGGCGCGGCGCCGTCCTCCCGTCCGCACCAGGTGGAACTCGCCGCGCAGCTTCTGCCCCTCCAGGACCACTGTGAGCTTGCCGCGGCGGAAGGCTTCGGCGGGATCGCCCTCCAGGCACCGGTAGGTGCCCCGGTCCCACACCATGACCACCCCGGCGCCGTAGTTTCCCTCGGGGATCACCCCTTCGAAGTCGATGTAGTCGAGGGGGTGGTCCTCCACCAGCACGGCCAGCCGCTTGTGGGCCGGGTCCAGCGAGACCCCCTTCGGGACGGCCCACGAGCGCAGCACGCCCTCCATCTCCAGGCGGACGTCGTGGTGGAAGCGGGTGGCGTGGTGCTCCTGCACGACGAAGCGCAGCGGCCCCGCCGACGGGCGCACCTCCCCCGTCGGTTCCGGGGTCTGCTCGAAGCGGCGCTTCCGGCGATAGGTGTCCAGTCCCATGGGGGCGGCCCGGTCCTCCTCACCCTACGGCGGCCACCGCCCGGGGTAAAGTGGAGGCGGGAACCCGGGAGGAGGGAGACCGATGGACGGGAGCGTGCGCATCGCCAGGGTCCTGGGGATCCCCGTCGAGATCCACTACACCTGGTTCATCCTGTTCGTCCTGGTGGCCTGGAGCCTCTCCGTGGGGTATTTCCCCGAGGCGCTGCCCGGCCTCTCGCCGCTTGGGGCCGTCGCGCTCGGGGTGACGGCCACCGTGCTGCTCTTCGCCGCGCTGCTGGTGCACGAGCTGGCCCACAGCGTGGTGGCCCGGCGGGAGGGGCTGCCCATCCGGGGGATCACGCTCTTCGTCTTCGGCGGCGTCGCCCAGATGACGCGCGAGCCGCGCACTCCGGGGGCGGAGTTCCGCATGGCCGTGGCCGGCCCGCTGGCCAGCCTCGGCATCGCCGCGCTCTTCGCGCTGCTGGCCTGGATCGGCGTGCGCGCCGCGTGGGGAGAGAGCGTGGTCCGGCTCTTCCAGTACCTGGCCGCGATCAACGGGATCATCCTGCTCTTCAACATCGTCCCGGCCTTCCCGCTGGACGGCGGCCGCATCTTCCGGGCGGCGCTCTGGTACGCCACAGGCAGCCTGGCCAACGCCACGCGCCTGGCCAGCCTGGTGGGCCAGGGGTTCGCCTACCTCCTGATGGGGTGGGGGCTCTTCCGCCTCGTCGGGGGGAACGCCGTAGGCGGGCTGTGGCTGGTCTTCATCGGGTGGTTCCTGCTCCAGGCCGCCCAGCAGGGCTACCAGCAGGTGCTCATCCGCCGCGCCCTGCGCGGGGTGGAGGCGCGCGAC is part of the Armatimonadota bacterium genome and harbors:
- a CDS encoding site-2 protease family protein, with amino-acid sequence MDGSVRIARVLGIPVEIHYTWFILFVLVAWSLSVGYFPEALPGLSPLGAVALGVTATVLLFAALLVHELAHSVVARREGLPIRGITLFVFGGVAQMTREPRTPGAEFRMAVAGPLASLGIAALFALLAWIGVRAAWGESVVRLFQYLAAINGIILLFNIVPAFPLDGGRIFRAALWYATGSLANATRLASLVGQGFAYLLMGWGLFRLVGGNAVGGLWLVFIGWFLLQAAQQGYQQVLIRRALRGVEARDLMREDLPAVPADLTLAEFVHDYLMRGRANEYCVRTDGEWRGIISLDDVRQVPRDRWDEVRVAEVMAAEDRCPTVRAGQSASEVLALMTQRDASLVAVRDRGRLVGTITRADIIAYIR